One part of the Arabidopsis thaliana chromosome 1 sequence genome encodes these proteins:
- a CDS encoding zinc finger CCHC domain protein (unknown protein; BEST Arabidopsis thaliana protein match is: unknown protein (TAIR:AT1G69760.1); Has 47 Blast hits to 47 proteins in 13 species: Archae - 0; Bacteria - 0; Metazoa - 0; Fungi - 7; Plants - 34; Viruses - 0; Other Eukaryotes - 6 (source: NCBI BLink).): MAETSDVSPLKRYREQETLVEEETNKRQKPTSSSSSASYNQILCLLNDSDEQNQHNNDLTSFINALQQEISSDDQYAVVSETSNVEDSFSSCVSSKEEEVEDDSKEKVMQHLLEASDDELGIPNTDFGESNYEKANDGYVYGDSLLDGFGDAFWELEDEAANYYTLLQSELFM, translated from the coding sequence ATGGCTGAAACATCTGATGTATCGCCATTGAAGCGTTACAGAGAACAAGAAACCCTAGTCGAGGAAGAAACGAACAAACGACAAAAGCCAACTTCGTCATCATCCTCTGCCTCTTACAACCAAATTCTCTGTCTTCTCAACGATTCAGACGAACAAAACCAACACAACAATGACCTAACTTCCTTCATAAACGCTCTTCAGCAAGAAATATCATCGGATGACCAATACGCCGTCGTTTCAGAAACCTCCAACGTCGAAGACTCGTTTTCTTCATGTGTTTCctcaaaggaagaagaagtggaagatGACAGCAAGGAGAAAGTGATGCAGCATCTTTTGGAAGCTTCCGATGACGAACTTGGGATCCCTAACACAGATTTTGGCGAGAGTAATTATGAAAAGGCTAATGACGGTTACGTTTATGGAGATAGTTTGTTAGATGGGTTTGGTGATGCGTTTTGGGAGCTTGAAGACGAAGCTGCTAATTATTACACGTTGCTGCAGTCTGAGCTGTTCATGTAG